Proteins from one Coleofasciculaceae cyanobacterium genomic window:
- a CDS encoding recombinase family protein, whose protein sequence is MLLGYARVSTNKENFDLQLDALREHGCEKIFTDTVSGAKAIRPGLDEMLSEAQSKDIIVIWKLDRLGRSLKHLVELVAELNQRDIGLRSLQDKIDTTNSEKKLVLNIFASLAEFEREIIRERTNVGLTNARARGRLGGRKPGLNEEALKKARIAESYYSEGMPVNEIAKSLSISKATLYKYLRFRGVEISPYKKTHGS, encoded by the coding sequence ATGTTACTTGGCTACGCTCGTGTTAGTACAAATAAGGAAAACTTCGATTTACAACTCGATGCTTTGCGCGAACATGGATGCGAGAAAATATTTACCGATACAGTAAGTGGAGCAAAGGCTATCCGTCCTGGTTTAGATGAAATGCTATCTGAGGCTCAAAGTAAGGATATTATTGTTATCTGGAAATTAGACCGCTTAGGGCGAAGTCTCAAGCATCTGGTTGAATTGGTGGCTGAGTTGAATCAACGAGACATTGGTTTAAGAAGCCTCCAAGATAAGATTGACACTACCAATTCTGAAAAAAAGCTCGTATTAAATATCTTTGCTTCCCTGGCTGAGTTTGAGCGAGAAATAATCCGTGAACGAACCAATGTGGGACTAACTAATGCCAGAGCTAGGGGAAGATTAGGCGGGAGAAAACCTGGACTAAATGAAGAGGCATTAAAAAAAGCAAGAATTGCTGAGTCTTATTATTCAGAAGGAATGCCAGTGAACGAAATTGCTAAGAGCCTGAGTATTTCTAAAGCTACGCTCTACAAGTATTTGCGGTTTCGGGGTGTAGAAATTAGTCCCTATAAAAAAACTCACGGCAGTTGA
- a CDS encoding helix-turn-helix domain-containing protein, producing the protein MAAARARGRVGGRKPGLSQDAQRKARIAQSYYEEGMPVNQIAKDLDISKATLYKYLRYRGVEIGKYGEKS; encoded by the coding sequence TTGGCTGCTGCCAGAGCCAGAGGAAGAGTAGGCGGACGCAAACCAGGATTGTCGCAAGACGCTCAAAGGAAGGCTCGTATTGCCCAATCTTATTATGAAGAAGGAATGCCCGTTAATCAGATTGCTAAGGATTTAGATATTTCTAAAGCTACTCTTTATAAGTATCTGAGATATAGAGGGGTGGAGATTGGAAAATATGGAGAAAAGTCATAA
- the drmC gene encoding DISARM system phospholipase D-like protein DrmC: MTSQLLAQIHFIVSSLPPSLLENLVEILLNDDSTSNKSLKNRILSQISIPKFRRSVSELLDLWAQENPDWNSSSLATALMSSAYSVKQSRQEINAELVWSGPEVTQIPLRRTDRVLLQLIKEAEAELTLISFAVYKIPEIAQALIEALNRGVKVRLIAESPEVADKIPFGIKQALGKEIIKQAQVFIWPKHNRPVDSEGRYGSLHIKSAIADSHKLFITSANLTEYAFTLNMEMGVLIQSSQLANQVKRQMEDLIGQGILISI, translated from the coding sequence ATGACCAGCCAATTATTGGCACAAATTCACTTTATAGTAAGTTCTTTACCGCCATCACTATTAGAAAATTTAGTAGAGATACTTCTCAATGATGACTCAACTTCTAATAAATCCTTAAAAAATCGTATTTTAAGTCAAATTTCAATACCTAAATTTCGTCGTTCAGTTAGTGAATTGCTCGATCTTTGGGCGCAAGAAAATCCTGATTGGAATAGTTCCTCTTTAGCTACAGCTTTAATGAGTTCTGCTTATTCGGTAAAACAAAGTCGTCAAGAAATTAATGCTGAATTAGTTTGGAGTGGTCCAGAGGTGACACAAATTCCATTGCGGAGAACAGATCGGGTTTTACTTCAACTAATTAAAGAAGCCGAAGCAGAATTAACCTTGATCAGCTTTGCTGTCTACAAGATTCCTGAAATCGCTCAAGCATTAATAGAAGCTCTAAACAGAGGCGTGAAAGTACGCTTAATCGCTGAAAGCCCTGAAGTTGCTGACAAAATTCCTTTTGGCATTAAACAGGCTTTGGGCAAAGAGATTATCAAGCAAGCACAAGTGTTTATCTGGCCAAAACACAATAGACCTGTAGATAGTGAAGGTAGATATGGCTCTTTACATATTAAGTCCGCGATCGCTGATTCTCATAAATTATTTATCACTAGTGCAAACCTTACTGAGTATGCTTTTACACTCAATATGGAAATGGGCGTTTTAATTCAAAGTAGCCAGCTAGCCAACCAGGTAAAAAGGCAAATGGAAGACTTAATTGGGCAAGGTATATTAATCTCAATATAA